Sequence from the Guyparkeria hydrothermalis genome:
TCGCCGACCAGATTGCCGCTTTCCACGCCCGGGCCGAGGTCGCCCCGGCCGAGACGCACTTCGGCACCCCCGAAACGGCGTGGGCACCGATGCAGCAGAATCTCGACCAGATCGGGCCCTTGCTGGAAACCGACGAGGATCGTGCACGCCTCGACGAGATGGCCCGCCTGTCCCGCTCCGCCTTCGAGGCGGTTCGCCCGACCCTCGAGCGTCGCAAGCGCGAAGGTCACATCCGCGAATGCCATGGCGACATGCATCTGGCCAACATGGCGTTGCAGGACGGGGTTGTGACCATCTTTGACGGTATCGAGTTCAACGACGATTTCCGCTGGACCGATACCGCCAACGACCTTGCCTTCGCCCTGATGGACCTCAACAAGCGGCGCTTCATTGCCGCGGCGCGCCAGCTGCTGAACCGCTACCTCGAGATCAGCGGCGACTACGAGGCCCTGCCCACCCTGCGCTACTACCAGGGCTACCGTGCGGCGGTGCGCGCCAAGATCGCGCTGTTGAGCCTTCGCGACGGCATGCCCGACGAGGAGCGCGAGGCCGCATGGCAGGACTTCCGCGACTACGCGGACCTCGCCAATGCGTTCTTCACCCCGAGTCAGGGGCAGATCTACATCACCATGGGCGTCAGTGGCAGCGGCAAGTCGCTCGCCAGCCAGGAACTGGTCATCGGCCGCGGCGCGGTGCGGGTCCGCTCGGACGCCGAGCGCCAGCGCATGTTCACCGACCCGGCCGAACGCTACACGCAGATGGCGAGCGATCGCACCTACGACCGCCTGGCCGAGATCGCCCGACTGGGCGCGGAGACCGGCTGGCCGATGGCCATCGACGCCACCTTCCTGGAGCGTGAGCGTCGCGCCCAGTTCGAGTCGCTGGCAGAAGAGATCGGCACGCCCTACACGATCCTGTTCATCGAGTGCGACAACGAGCAGCTCTTGAAGTACCTGCGCGACCGTCAGGCTCACGGTGGCGACATCTCCGAGGCCGACGAGCAGGTCCTCGAGCATCAGCTGCAGAAACTCGAGGCCCTCGGCCCGGACGAGGCAAGGCACTGCGTCCGCCTGAAATGCGACGTTCCTTTCGGGGCACAGATCGCCGAGCGCCTCCCCTGAGGCGACCGACCGGCCATCACTCCAGCGGCTCGACCGTCGCCCCACCCCGGACCGCGTCGACCGCCAGCCGATACATGTCGATATCCAGCGGCGGCTCGGCATCCACGCCATGCAGTATCTCTTCCACCTCACCGGGCGCTCGCGCCGTGCCCAGATAGCGCCAGTGCCGGAACAGGTGCCGCTCCTCCCTGCCGTCTCGCGACTCGAGGATGGCGATGGCGCCCGGGTACGGCCAGGCCTCGAACGCCAGCGGCGCCAGCGCCAGCTTCAACCGCAGGCGATGGGCGATTTCCGGTTCGGCCCCGGCGCACAACCC
This genomic interval carries:
- a CDS encoding AAA family ATPase, which gives rise to MAEHPQERLIERFKENLAADDPSLEHMQTHISHVFLTGPWAYKVKKPMNFGFLDFSTLDRRRHFCEEELRLNARLAPELYDSVLGLDADGKLIESSEAAEEFVIRMRRFDQADRLDHLARHKGLDEELVDQIADQIAAFHARAEVAPAETHFGTPETAWAPMQQNLDQIGPLLETDEDRARLDEMARLSRSAFEAVRPTLERRKREGHIRECHGDMHLANMALQDGVVTIFDGIEFNDDFRWTDTANDLAFALMDLNKRRFIAAARQLLNRYLEISGDYEALPTLRYYQGYRAAVRAKIALLSLRDGMPDEEREAAWQDFRDYADLANAFFTPSQGQIYITMGVSGSGKSLASQELVIGRGAVRVRSDAERQRMFTDPAERYTQMASDRTYDRLAEIARLGAETGWPMAIDATFLERERRAQFESLAEEIGTPYTILFIECDNEQLLKYLRDRQAHGGDISEADEQVLEHQLQKLEALGPDEARHCVRLKCDVPFGAQIAERLP